Proteins encoded in a region of the Denticeps clupeoides unplaced genomic scaffold, fDenClu1.1, whole genome shotgun sequence genome:
- the LOC114781570 gene encoding putative sodium-coupled neutral amino acid transporter 7, which produces MARADMPVNSEVGDWGLSDDAGERAWLLQSPSVDATPPPRPSEPQRGGTSAVGAVFIVVNAALGAGLLNFPAAFNMAGGVTSGVVLQMSMLVFIISGLVILAYCSQVSNETTYQEVVRAVCGRLVGVVCEVAIAVYTFGTCIAFLIIIGDQLDKLIGAMTSELEPGVNSHWYTDRKFTIVVTAVLVILPLSIPKEIGFQKYASGLSVVGTWYVTIVIIVKYIWPDKDVTPGYIPTSPSSWTAVFNAMPTICFGFQCHVSSVPVFNSMQEREVRRWGGVVTVGMLLCLFVYTGTGVCGFLSFGSNVSQDVLMSYPSNDVAVAIARAFIIICVVTSYPILHFCGRAVLEGLWLRFHGEQVEVDVGRERRRRILQTTVWFFLTLLLALFIPDIGRVISLIGGLAACFIFVFPGLCLVQAKLSETDIRTGSWKGLVAGGVVMVTIGAFIFGQTTTNAVFQDLMDNADGS; this is translated from the exons ATGGCGAGGGCAGATATGCCAGTCAACAGTGAGGTCGGAGACTGGGGGTTAAGCGATGATGCGGGCGAGCGGGCGTGGCTTCTGCAGAGCCCCAGCGTGGATGCCACCCCGCCGCCTCGGCCATCAGAACCACAGAGGGGCGGGACCTCTGCAGTGGGGGCCGTGTTCATCGTGGTCAACGCGGCTTTAGGAGCAGGACTCCTGAACTTCCCGGCGGCCTTCAACATGGCCGGCGGAGTGACGTCGGGAGTCGTGCTGCAGATG AGCATGCTGGTCTTTATCATCAGTGGACTTGTCATCCTCGCCTACTGTTCACAG gtcagTAACGAGACTACGTACCAGGAAGTGGTGCGTGCCGTGTGCGGCCGCCTGGTGGGCGTGGTGTGTGAGGTGGCCATCGCTGTCTACACGTTCGGCACGTGCATCGCGTTCCTCATCATCATCGGCGACCAGCTGGACAAGC tgaTCGGCGCCATGACGAGCGAGTTGGAACCCGGCGTGAACTCACACTGGTACACAGACCGAAAGTTCACCATCGTGGTCACGGCGGTGCTGGTCATCCTGCCGCTCTCCATCCCCAAAGAGATCGGCTTCCAGAAATAtgccag TGGCCTCAGTGTCGTGGGTACCTGGTACGTGACTATCGTCATCATCGTTAAATACATCTGGCCGGACAAGGACGTGACCCCCGGGTACATACCCACCAG CCCATCGTCCTGGACCGCGGTGTTCAACGCCATGCCGACCATCTGCTTCGGCTTCCAG TGTCACGTGAGCAGTGTTCCGGTGTTTAACAGCATGCAGGAGCGCGAGGTCCGGCGCTGGGGCGGCGTGGTCACCGTGGGGATGCTCCTCTGCTTGTTTGTGTACACCGGTACAG GTGTTTGCGGCTTCCTGTCGTTCGGCTCCAACGTCAGTCAGGACGTCTTGATGTCTTACCCGTCCAATGACGTTGCCGTAGCGATTGCCAGagccttcatcatcatctgcgTGGTTACCTCGTATCCCATACTGCACTTCTGCGGCAG GGCGGTGCTGGAGGGGCTGTGGCTGCGTTTCCATGGCGAACAGGTGGAGGTGGATGTGGGGCGGGAACGGCGGCGGAGGATCCTGCAGACGACAGTGTGGTTCTTCCTCACGCTGCTCCTCGCCCTCTTCATCCCCGACATCGGCCGGGTCATCTCCCTCATCGGCGGCCTGGCCGCGTGCTTCATCTTCGTCTTCCCAG GTTTGTGTCTCGTTCAGGCCAAACTGTCCGAAACCGACATTCGAACCGGCAG CTGGAAGGGCCTTGTTGCCGGCGGCGTTGTCATGGTTACGATTGGCGCCTTCATCTTCGGACAGACGACCACTAACGCCGTCTTTCAGGACCTGATGGACAACGCTGACGGCTCGTAG